Proteins from a genomic interval of Zingiber officinale cultivar Zhangliang chromosome 2A, Zo_v1.1, whole genome shotgun sequence:
- the LOC122044301 gene encoding aldehyde dehydrogenase, mitochondrial-like — MGTVNGYVDCKNEIARHDKLSHDKESESNLRKAFEEVEKNAPSIIFIDEIDSIVQERIYDEFVEKAKVRALKRIVGDPFKKGVEQGPQIDEEQFSKILRYIKSGINSGATLVTGGDRIGNKGYYIQATIFSDVQDEMKIAQDEIFGPVQSILKFRILKAVALEHPNDIDAAAESILVEILPSIATSHESSFALQDANEVVRVSTSDGKGKQPMFYEHQEEERTSNHLSGNELEAYKEIGHQKTITSLSKSTDVSHFLTGSSDKSAKLWDARTLTLLKTYVTECPVNACAISPLLDHVVIGGGQEAVHVTTTDRRAGKFEAKFFHKNLQEKIGGVKGHFGPINALAFNPDGRRLAALLMRAGSSCP, encoded by the exons ATGGGCACTGTGAATGGATATGTTGATTGTAAGAATGAAATAGCTAGGCATGATAAATTGTCACATGATAAG GAGAGTGAGAGTAATTTGAGGAAGGCTTTTGAGGAAGTAGAGAAAAATGCACCCTCAATTATCTTCATTGATGAGATTGATTCCATTGTTCAGGAGCGTATATACGATGAGTTTGTAGAGAAAGCAAAAGTCCGTGCCTTAAAACGCATTGTTGGAGACCCCTTTAAAAAGGGTGTTGAACAAGGTCCTCAG ATTGATGAGGAGCAGTTTAGCAAGATCTTGCGTTACATCAAATCGGGAATCAACAGTGGTGCTACGCTAGTAACAGGTGGAGATCGAATTGGAAACAAAGGTTATTACATTCAGGCGACCATCTTCTCTGATGTACAA GATGAAATGAAAATAGCACAAGATGAGATCTTCGGTCCTGTTCAATCAATCCTTAAGTTCAG AATATTGAAGGCTGTCGCTCTTGAGCATCCTAATGATATTGATGCTGCAGCGGAATCTATTCTTGTAGAAATTCTACCCTCAATTGCCACTTCTCATGAATCATCATTCGCTCTACAAGATGCAAATGAAGTGGTTCGTGTCTCAACTTCAG ATGGAAAGGGTAAGCAGCCTATGTTTTATGAACATCAAGAAGAGGAACGAACATCAAATCATCTATCTGGGAATGAGCTT GAGGCATACAAAGAAATTGGTCATCAGAAAACGATTACCTCCCTATCAAAATCTACAGATGTCTCTCATTTTCTAACAGGTTCATCAGATAAGTCTGCCA AGCTCTGGGATGCAAGAACTTTGACTCTTCTCAAGACGTATGTGACAGAATGTCCAGTGAATGCTTGTGCAATATCTCCACTTCTGGATCAT GTGGTTATTGGAGGAGGCCAAGAAGCAGTACATGTCACTACCACTGACCGCCGTGCAGGAAAATTTGAGGCGAAATTCTTTCACAAG aATCTTCAAGAAAAAATTGGTGGCGTGAAAGGACACTTTGGACCAATAAATGCTCTGGCTTTCAACCCTGATGGGAGAAGGTTGGCTGCACTGCTTATGCGGGCCGGATCTTCTTGTCCGTAA